ATCTATCCCGTACCACCTCTACTTCCTGGTGGAATGTGCATACATAAACTTTGATCAACAGATCAAAACACTGAAAATTCATACATGCCCATTCGAAAATCAATGAGGAATTTTGAGATTTCATGAAACTCTCTGAAGCAGCAGCGTGCCAAAAGACATGCATAAAGATTTTTAATTCTGACATGCAGACAAGATCAGGGAACATTCATGAAGTTTGATGCCTTGCATGCTCTTTTATCCCTGTTAGCTTCCTAGTCTTCTGGCGCTTGAGCCCATCCAAATTGACAAAACCAGAACTATCCCCAGGAGTTTTCTTCCCAAATTTTAGGTCTTCTCCACCAATCATGTATGCATTCCCTGCTTCTGGCATGCTAAAATCAGCAGGATTTCTGTTAATACTGCAGGTTTCAGTCTCAGACATGCTTCTCATAGACCAAACAGTTCTGCTGTTACTGTTGGCTGGCAATTCTATACTCTTCATCAAATTATCAGGTGCATGATATTGCCAAGGAAACACCATAGAATCTGAATCATCAAAGAACGTTTTCTGCATTCCACAAACAGGAACAGTTCCCTGATTTGGGCCTGAACCCCAACTTGTAGACAAAGATTTTCGTGGTCTATGGCCTCTCTTCTGTGTGGGCGAACGAGAACTTAATTTCCCTTCCCTACTAGATTTCAAGAAAACTTGatctgcataatcagcatctcctttaaaatttatattagtttgaAATGAATCGAAGGAACAAACAGCAGGACCAGCAGGCGAACACTCACAAATTTTCTCTGGAAGGTTATTCTTACTGCAAAATTCAGATGGTGGGTATTGTGAGGTTTCACCAGTCTTATATGCTCCAGACCACCCCAGACTGGTAAACTCCTTAGAGTAATGATCATGTGAAAAGGAAGGTTTCTTGAGTAACTTCTGGTTTCCATCCATATTGAAGGTTGTATTTGACCGCACCCCTGCATCCATCAGGCTGAGTAAATGCATTGCTGGTATAGTTTCATTAGAATATAGATCTAATGATCCCATCAGCTTTGGATGATGCTCAATTCCCTTGGGTTTGCAGCTGGATGGGTATCCTGCATGTGTCCTGTTGAAAGTTTCAGAAGTCAAGTTCCTATCCAGCTTTTCAGGGTTAGCAGATTTCCAATTCAAAATATCCAGGTCATGACCCccatttattttccctttttgcaTTGCACCAGTACGTTTTGAAAGCATGTCCATGTTACTTGAATGAGTAGGGTGCGTCTGAGGAATGTCAAGTCCAAAATGCAAATCCTTTGGCAGCATGTGGGACCAAACACATCCAGCTTCATCTTTCTTATGCAAAGGAGTCTGGCATGTGTTATATGCTTCTGAGCCCTGCAAAACAGTATGTGAGAACCTCTGCCCAACTGTATCCCCAATAAATCTACATTTTTGAGCACTGCAACTTCTGTTAGGACCAAGGGCAGAAAATTGGACACCACTTGATTGTTTATCCCGAAACTGTGAAAATGGGGAGAACACTGAAGAGGCATGAGTTTCTTCCAATTTGCTCATACTAAAATGGTTTCTATTGTCAGAAAAGAAATTAACTGACTTTTGTTTGTTGGGTCGCGCAGTTTCATCTGTTGTAGTTATGCCATTTCTCATAGTAGTAGACTGATTTTTTTGCAAATGGGGATTTTGCTCTGGCAACAATCTCAGTGCTCCATTCCCATTTACTTCAAAAAAATCCAATGTCTTGGCATTCCTTCTGTTACTGGTTGTCCCTAACAGATAATGATCATTTTTAGCATCATGAAGACGCCTCTCATACTGATTCTTTGCCAGAAGTTCAACAATTTCCATTGGTATGTCATCTAAAGCTCCTTGATGAAGCACCTTATTGACCCTTACACCACTctttgtaatatctgagtgttctTTAGCTCCAGCAAGTTTCTCATTTCTGTATGTGGCTGACAAATCCTGTGAAACAATAGCATTTTCATTAAAAGCAGTAAAATTGAAAGCAAGTTTGAGTATATCAGGccaataaaaaatggaaaaacaaCGTAATAGGCATATGCACACTGGTGTGAATACAGACATACATATTTGGATAAATGTAACATGAAAGTGAGCAGAGAAAAGATCATTTGGACTATCCATAACTAGAAaagacgtttttttttttttttaaaacacttATCTTAATTAGAATTGAAACATGTTTATCCCATACAGAGGGCAGCTCGGGTCAAGCCTGCATGCATTAATAATTACAAGTCCAGCTAGAATAACAGCAGCACACCATCTAACCATGCCTCAAaacatttaattaataaaaaatgcCAAGATTGAAAAATTCTACTATCCATCCCAAGCCTAATTCATAAATGAGGACATGACCAGCAGTTTGCTTCAATGTGACTTCTGAGGTCTATGCTGAATTTTCACTCATAACTTCTGATAAGCATACAGTATCTGCTCTTAGCATAAGACAAATTTAATTCCCTGCCCTTCTAAAATTCAGCAAAAGAAAAATAGCAGAAATTCCAATCGAGAATTAACTCAATTTCCCCAAACATGGAAAATATAATTTAGAACATAGTTTAGATGGATACAAATTAATAACATATGCAATCTTCTTCTACTTTTTGACATTAACAGTTATATCACATAAGCATTTGCAACCCTATACATCTCCTTCTTGGataattgaatgaaataatttatttgcACTAGTGTCTCTTATTACAAAACAAATGAGTGATATTTTGTATTCAGATCAACACCAAGACCGGATGCATTTAGCTCAAGCTACGAAAACTGATCTGCTTGCTTTGCTACACATCTAAAATCAAATTATGATCCACAACAACATTGCAGCACCAGCTCACAGGAAGCAGTGAAAAAGGAAAATAGTACCATGATGAATTTTGGTGATGTATACATCCAAAGAAACTATACTACACTGACAGTAGCAGCAAGAAGAGAAAAGCTCATACCTTTTTCCTCATTAAAGGAAAGGCCTCGCCTTCAGTCTGAGGGGTGCAATTCCGGCTGCCGCTGAAAAAAGACATTCTCTTGCTATTGTTCTTGGCACTCAGATCATCACATCCTTGTCTCCCCAAAAATGCATCTGGTGCAGATGCAAAAGAAACACTTGAATTTCCAAAATACTCGTTATTTACATTTTTCATCATAATCTGATGTTCACTGGGAATGCTCTGTTGCTGTGGCAGTAGAAATTCTAGCCCATCTTCAATTGGGGAAATATAGTTTCTATTATTTCTTTGTGTAGCCAAGCACTTTTGAAGGGAAAGATGTAGACCCTCTGTATGTGATGCATCTTCGGCTAACTGGTGTGGAAATGTTCCAGGCCCCATTTGTATGACTTTTACATCTTTCCGAGTGGTTAGACCTTCACTGAGAATTCCACTATTACAAGGCATTAGAGAAGTGTGGCCAACTTCAACTTGAggtatctttttcttcttcttacgTGAACTAGATTTTTTCTCGGTAAACTGTGCAGGCAAATTACATCCAAATGAATGATTCACCATGTCATAGGAATCATCACGTGCTGATTTGAAAAAAGCATGATGGTCATCATTGTCCTTATCTGCATATCCAATGTTGCCAAGATTTTTGTCTTTGGTTACAATGTCAGACAATGGCAATAATAAAGAACATCCATCAGCAACTTGAgccttcttcaatttcttcttacACGGAATAGACTTTCTATCAATTCTATTTTTGGTGCTATGACTTTTCATACCAGTTAGCAAACCTATTTCAGGAGGTGCACTCACAGCTAATTCAGAACCAACAGTTGCATTGTTAATGTCAGCAGATTCTGCGTCTCCCTTGGAGAACCGAACCCTTTTTTTCACATTTATTGGCCCACCCATCTGTTCGGATCTCCAATCTTCATTGTGAGACATCTTGCTTTTACTACTTTGGTGCCTGACGCCCCTTGCTTCATGCCCTTGTGCAACAGAATTCTCTGGTCTGGTAGATGCATCAGGCGTTGCATTGGAAGAAGAGTCTTCTGTCCCAATGTGATTACTGCGTGTATTTTTTTTTGCACCCAACAACTCGGTCAGCAAGCGCACCTTTCGAGTTTTTTTACAATGCAAACCACTTGAATTATCATTGGCATGATGTTGATTGTTTTCTTGCAAGATATCATCATCACTTTCAGATGCAGATAATGCATAACTACATTTATTGATTTCTAGGGAAGGATGTCTGCTTTCATGACCCTTGGCAGCATTACAGGCCTCATTAGCCACACCAACTACCTTAGATGTCCCAAAATCTGCCATTACATCTCCATGTTGACCACTCACAGAAATATGCTTTTCTGTTTGACAAGTTTTGGCCGAACAATTAACCATCTGCTTGAGGTTTCTGATGGCTGGCTGAGTATCAGTAACTTCATGACTTCCACAGTCTGCCTTGCAAAAAACAACTCCATTGCATTGCAATTTAATACCTACAGTTGTTAAAATCATTACTGTTATAACAGAGAAAAAACTTAGATGCCCTTGGGTTATGTGCCCCGCGGAATAGAGTGGTGCCACATAAGCTTATGTGGAGTCACATTGCTTATACATCACAATTTTATTGGATGAGGGAACATGCCCCAAGGGCATCAATGTCCTTCTTTACTACTACCACAAATACACTGAGAAACGGCTGCAGCTATAAAGGCAGACATGTTGCAATATAGTGAACACATTCTGTAATTGGCAGTAAATATACCTGGGCTATCTTTAACTATTTGCTGCATCAAGCTTGGATTAAGTCCACTTGCAGCACAAGTTGGCCTGGAAATTTCCTGGTTCATCACATCTTGAAAACCATTCTCATGAGCTGCAGGAAAAAAGTAAGAAATGAACCAAAAGTTCAGCTTTGCTCATTGAGATATTGTAATAGTCCTAAAATTTGGAGTAAGAATATGTACCGATCATGGAAGCTTCGGCACCTTCAACATTACCTTCATTTCTAATACTTTGTAATGAAAGATTATACTTATTGCTGTGAACATCAGAGAAAGTGTTAGCAGCATCTTTTCTTCCCTCAATGATGTCTGGCTTCAAAGCTTGCTGAAAATCTAACAGTGGCATTCCCACACCACTATGGGATTGCAAACGAGTGGAAGTGCTTTTGGATTTAAATCCAGTTTTACAACAACTAGCACCCATTCCATTCTCTTTTGCACTTTCATTAGCATCAATCTCCTGTAGACAGTTTTGACAACGCCACCATCTGAATTTGGGATCATGTAAAGGAGGAAGCGTGCATGTTTGCTCTTCTGTATTGTCGTCAAAAGAAAATGGCCAACAAATCTTCCTGTCTTTTTCTCTAATTTGAGCAACATATCCACTGCATTTGCAAAAATGAAAAAACCGAAACAGAAAAGGAATTTGCTCAATTAGAAACCTACCCTCCATGAAAAATTCAAAACTCTTCTTTGATTACATAGGACAGAAGAATTCTTATTCAAAAAGTGACTTTCAACATGAAATTGCTATGCTGCAAATATCTCATTTTACAAAATATTTCCCAGCTACATCCAACTTCCATTCTCCTGTATATTACTTTGCAAGCTAAGATTTCCACTTCAGCAGTCTATGATTTGAATTCCTGATGGGTTCACTAAATTAGTGCAATCACATATAAGTAAATTAAATAGACGTAATAGAAATCTCCATCCAACGAACAAAAATATACTGCAATTATGCATACCACGTACAAGATTGAAAGCACTTGCACCCTTCCAGCACTCAGTTAAGAACACTTCTTAGACAAAACAAATTCACAGATAGGCAGCCAGCCACACAAGAAGTTTCAAAGTTACAAATATAAACTAAGCCATATTATTTAATAAAgggaaataaaaaggatgagccTCAGAACAGTTCTTCACGAACAAGACATGGACTAAAAAGAGAAATTGGTGTTTAAACATATGTTACAATAATATTGTTGTGTATAGTTGCCACAAGTGAAGGCTTACCGAATGGAAAAATGCTCACAACTTTTTGCATCAGCCTTCTCCTCAGTGTTACTAAGATCAATAAATATCGAGTCAATCTTGACGGTTGAGCTCTTGGAGTTGGATGCAAGAGCAGAATCTCTTTCTCCATGATGGATCTCCTCCGCTGACATAATTGCCTCCATGTTGAAAGTATCAACTGACAACCCAGCATATATACAGTTGCGCTTTTTAAGTAAACACAATGGGTGGTATATAGAATGGAAAATAAACCACTACTCTATTGTTGAGTTAATAATATCAATAAATGTGAGGGAAAAAAAAACAGTTAGTCATCTAAGGCAGTAATTTAACATGCGACTATGATTAAATTCACAAAAGTAGACATTGAGCTTTAATATTCTAATCAAGATAATACACTAGCACCAATACCCCGATAGTTTAAGAGTTCCTCCAAAAGATTTGAACATGGAGTGTGATTGCCAAAGTTCGGGATAGAAGGCACAGTTGGTAATGAACACTGCTATGGAAATTACAACACATATAGTCAATATCATACATTAAAG
This genomic stretch from Malania oleifera isolate guangnan ecotype guangnan chromosome 3, ASM2987363v1, whole genome shotgun sequence harbors:
- the LOC131152159 gene encoding protein EMBRYONIC FLOWER 1 isoform X1, which codes for MVESDPVDTFNMEAIMSAEEIHHGERDSALASNSKSSTVKIDSIFIDLSNTEEKADAKSCEHFSIRGYVAQIREKDRKICWPFSFDDNTEEQTCTLPPLHDPKFRWWRCQNCLQEIDANESAKENGMGASCCKTGFKSKSTSTRLQSHSGVGMPLLDFQQALKPDIIEGRKDAANTFSDVHSNKYNLSLQSIRNEGNVEGAEASMIAHENGFQDVMNQEISRPTCAASGLNPSLMQQIVKDSPGIKLQCNGVVFCKADCGSHEVTDTQPAIRNLKQMVNCSAKTCQTEKHISVSGQHGDVMADFGTSKVVGVANEACNAAKGHESRHPSLEINKCSYALSASESDDDILQENNQHHANDNSSGLHCKKTRKVRLLTELLGAKKNTRSNHIGTEDSSSNATPDASTRPENSVAQGHEARGVRHQSSKSKMSHNEDWRSEQMGGPINVKKRVRFSKGDAESADINNATVGSELAVSAPPEIGLLTGMKSHSTKNRIDRKSIPCKKKLKKAQVADGCSLLLPLSDIVTKDKNLGNIGYADKDNDDHHAFFKSARDDSYDMVNHSFGCNLPAQFTEKKSSSRKKKKKIPQVEVGHTSLMPCNSGILSEGLTTRKDVKVIQMGPGTFPHQLAEDASHTEGLHLSLQKCLATQRNNRNYISPIEDGLEFLLPQQQSIPSEHQIMMKNVNNEYFGNSSVSFASAPDAFLGRQGCDDLSAKNNSKRMSFFSGSRNCTPQTEGEAFPLMRKKDLSATYRNEKLAGAKEHSDITKSGVRVNKVLHQGALDDIPMEIVELLAKNQYERRLHDAKNDHYLLGTTSNRRNAKTLDFFEVNGNGALRLLPEQNPHLQKNQSTTMRNGITTTDETARPNKQKSVNFFSDNRNHFSMSKLEETHASSVFSPFSQFRDKQSSGVQFSALGPNRSCSAQKCRFIGDTVGQRFSHTVLQGSEAYNTCQTPLHKKDEAGCVWSHMLPKDLHFGLDIPQTHPTHSSNMDMLSKRTGAMQKGKINGGHDLDILNWKSANPEKLDRNLTSETFNRTHAGYPSSCKPKGIEHHPKLMGSLDLYSNETIPAMHLLSLMDAGVRSNTTFNMDGNQKLLKKPSFSHDHYSKEFTSLGWSGAYKTGETSQYPPSEFCSKNNLPEKICECSPAGPAVCSFDSFQTNINFKGDADYADQVFLKSSREGKLSSRSPTQKRGHRPRKSLSTSWGSGPNQGTVPVCGMQKTFFDDSDSMVFPWQYHAPDNLMKSIELPANSNSRTVWSMRSMSETETCSINRNPADFSMPEAGNAYMIGGEDLKFGKKTPGDSSGFVNLDGLKRQKTRKLTGIKEHARHQTS
- the LOC131152159 gene encoding protein EMBRYONIC FLOWER 1 isoform X2 — protein: MVESDPVDTFNMEAIMSAEEIHHGERDSALASNSKSSTVKIDSIFIDLSNTEEKADAKSCEHFSIRGYVAQIREKDRKICWPFSFDDNTEEQTCTLPPLHDPKFRWWRCQNCLQEIDANESAKENGMGASCCKTGFKSKSTSTRLQSHSGVGMPLLDFQQALKPDIIEGRKDAANTFSDVHSNKYNLSLQSIRNEAHENGFQDVMNQEISRPTCAASGLNPSLMQQIVKDSPGIKLQCNGVVFCKADCGSHEVTDTQPAIRNLKQMVNCSAKTCQTEKHISVSGQHGDVMADFGTSKVVGVANEACNAAKGHESRHPSLEINKCSYALSASESDDDILQENNQHHANDNSSGLHCKKTRKVRLLTELLGAKKNTRSNHIGTEDSSSNATPDASTRPENSVAQGHEARGVRHQSSKSKMSHNEDWRSEQMGGPINVKKRVRFSKGDAESADINNATVGSELAVSAPPEIGLLTGMKSHSTKNRIDRKSIPCKKKLKKAQVADGCSLLLPLSDIVTKDKNLGNIGYADKDNDDHHAFFKSARDDSYDMVNHSFGCNLPAQFTEKKSSSRKKKKKIPQVEVGHTSLMPCNSGILSEGLTTRKDVKVIQMGPGTFPHQLAEDASHTEGLHLSLQKCLATQRNNRNYISPIEDGLEFLLPQQQSIPSEHQIMMKNVNNEYFGNSSVSFASAPDAFLGRQGCDDLSAKNNSKRMSFFSGSRNCTPQTEGEAFPLMRKKDLSATYRNEKLAGAKEHSDITKSGVRVNKVLHQGALDDIPMEIVELLAKNQYERRLHDAKNDHYLLGTTSNRRNAKTLDFFEVNGNGALRLLPEQNPHLQKNQSTTMRNGITTTDETARPNKQKSVNFFSDNRNHFSMSKLEETHASSVFSPFSQFRDKQSSGVQFSALGPNRSCSAQKCRFIGDTVGQRFSHTVLQGSEAYNTCQTPLHKKDEAGCVWSHMLPKDLHFGLDIPQTHPTHSSNMDMLSKRTGAMQKGKINGGHDLDILNWKSANPEKLDRNLTSETFNRTHAGYPSSCKPKGIEHHPKLMGSLDLYSNETIPAMHLLSLMDAGVRSNTTFNMDGNQKLLKKPSFSHDHYSKEFTSLGWSGAYKTGETSQYPPSEFCSKNNLPEKICECSPAGPAVCSFDSFQTNINFKGDADYADQVFLKSSREGKLSSRSPTQKRGHRPRKSLSTSWGSGPNQGTVPVCGMQKTFFDDSDSMVFPWQYHAPDNLMKSIELPANSNSRTVWSMRSMSETETCSINRNPADFSMPEAGNAYMIGGEDLKFGKKTPGDSSGFVNLDGLKRQKTRKLTGIKEHARHQTS
- the LOC131152159 gene encoding protein EMBRYONIC FLOWER 1 isoform X4; the protein is MVESDPVDTFNMEAIMSAEEIHHGERDSALASNSKSSTVKIDSIFIDLSNTEEKADAKSCEHFSIRGYVAQIREKDRKICWPFSFDDNTEEQTCTLPPLHDPKFRWWRCQNCLQEIDANESAKENGMGASCCKTGFKSKSTSTRLQSHSGVGMPLLDFQQALKPDIIEGRKDAANTFSDVHSNKYNLSLQSIRNEAHENGFQDVMNQEISRPTCAASGLNPSLMQQIVKDSPGIKLQCNGVVFCKADCGSHEVTDTQPAIRNLKQMVNCSAKTCQTEKHISVSGQHGDVMADFGTSKVVGVANEACNAAKGHESRHPSLEINKCSYALSASESDDDILQENNQHHANDNSSGLHCKKTRKVRLLTELLGAKKNTRSNHIGTEDSSSNATPDASTRPENSVAQGHEARGVRHQSSKSKMSHNEDWRSEQMGGPINVKKRVRFSKGDAESADINNATVGSELAVSAPPEIGLLTGMKSHSTKNRIDRKSIPCKKKLKKAQVADGCSLLLPLSDIVTKDKNLGNIGYADKDNDDHHAFFKSARDDSYDMVNHSFGCNLPAQFTEKKSSSRKKKKKIPQVEVGHTSLMPCNSGILSEGLTTRKDVKVIQMGPGTFPHQLAEDASHTEGLHLSLQKCLATQRNNRNYISPIEDGLEFLLPQQQSIPSEHQIMMKNVNNEYFGNSSVSFASAPDAFLGRQGCDDLSAKNNSKRMSFFSGSRNCTPQTEGEAFPLMRKKDLSATYRNEKLAGAKEHSDITKSGVRVNKVLHQGALDDIPMEIVELLAKNQYERRLHDAKNDHYLLGTTSNRRNAKTLDFFEVNGNGALRLLPEQNPHLQKNQSTTMRNGITTTDETARPNKQKSVNFFSDNRNHFSMSKLEETHASSVFSPFSQFRDKQSSGVQFSALGPNRSCSAQKCRFIGDTVGQRFSHTVLQGSEAYNTCQTPLHKKDEAGCVWSHMLPKDLHFGLDIPQTHPTHSSNMDMLSKRTGAMQKGKINGGHDLDILNWKSANPEKLDRNLTSETFNRTHAGYPSSCKPKGIEHHPKLMGSLDLYSNETIPAMHLLSLMDAGVRSNTTFNMDGNQKLLKKPSFSHDHYSKEFTSLGWSGAYKTGETSQYPPSEFCSKNNLPEKIYQVFLKSSREGKLSSRSPTQKRGHRPRKSLSTSWGSGPNQGTVPVCGMQKTFFDDSDSMVFPWQYHAPDNLMKSIELPANSNSRTVWSMRSMSETETCSINRNPADFSMPEAGNAYMIGGEDLKFGKKTPGDSSGFVNLDGLKRQKTRKLTGIKEHARHQTS
- the LOC131152159 gene encoding protein EMBRYONIC FLOWER 1 isoform X3 — its product is MVESDPVDTFNMEAIMSAEEIHHGERDSALASNSKSSTVKIDSIFIDLSNTEEKADAKSCEHFSIRGYVAQIREKDRKICWPFSFDDNTEEQTCTLPPLHDPKFRWWRCQNCLQEIDANESAKENGMGASCCKTGFKSKSTSTRLQSHSGVGMPLLDFQQALKPDIIEGRKDAANTFSDVHSNKYNLSLQSIRNEGNVEGAEASMIAHENGFQDVMNQEISRPTCAASGLNPSLMQQIVKDSPGIKLQCNGVVFCKADCGSHEVTDTQPAIRNLKQMVNCSAKTCQTEKHISVSGQHGDVMADFGTSKVVGVANEACNAAKGHESRHPSLEINKCSYALSASESDDDILQENNQHHANDNSSGLHCKKTRKVRLLTELLGAKKNTRSNHIGTEDSSSNATPDASTRPENSVAQGHEARGVRHQSSKSKMSHNEDWRSEQMGGPINVKKRVRFSKGDAESADINNATVGSELAVSAPPEIGLLTGMKSHSTKNRIDRKSIPCKKKLKKAQVADGCSLLLPLSDIVTKDKNLGNIGYADKDNDDHHAFFKSARDDSYDMVNHSFGCNLPAQFTEKKSSSRKKKKKIPQVEVGHTSLMPCNSGILSEGLTTRKDVKVIQMGPGTFPHQLAEDASHTEGLHLSLQKCLATQRNNRNYISPIEDGLEFLLPQQQSIPSEHQIMMKNVNNEYFGNSSVSFASAPDAFLGRQGCDDLSAKNNSKRMSFFSGSRNCTPQTEGEAFPLMRKKDLSATYRNEKLAGAKEHSDITKSGVRVNKVLHQGALDDIPMEIVELLAKNQYERRLHDAKNDHYLLGTTSNRRNAKTLDFFEVNGNGALRLLPEQNPHLQKNQSTTMRNGITTTDETARPNKQKSVNFFSDNRNHFSMSKLEETHASSVFSPFSQFRDKQSSGVQFSALGPNRSCSAQKCRFIGDTVGQRFSHTVLQGSEAYNTCQTPLHKKDEAGCVWSHMLPKDLHFGLDIPQTHPTHSSNMDMLSKRTGAMQKGKINGGHDLDILNWKSANPEKLDRNLTSETFNRTHAGYPSSCKPKGIEHHPKLMGSLDLYSNETIPAMHLLSLMDAGVRSNTTFNMDGNQKLLKKPSFSHDHYSKEFTSLGWSGAYKTGETSQYPPSEFCSKNNLPEKIYQVFLKSSREGKLSSRSPTQKRGHRPRKSLSTSWGSGPNQGTVPVCGMQKTFFDDSDSMVFPWQYHAPDNLMKSIELPANSNSRTVWSMRSMSETETCSINRNPADFSMPEAGNAYMIGGEDLKFGKKTPGDSSGFVNLDGLKRQKTRKLTGIKEHARHQTS